The following proteins are co-located in the Bremerella cremea genome:
- a CDS encoding S10 family peptidase codes for MQLARTSKSTVMVYPLLVLVVLFFGSLSSIRAEEAATEKAVSDSKGDNPQDYVRKIPIETSVVTQHEVTVNGQTIPYEATAGTQPVWDEDGKPLATLFYTYYRRTDIEQTDHRPLVISFNGGPGSASVWMHLAYTGPRMLNIDEEGYPLQPYGVRENPYTILDVADIVYVNPVNTGYSRIVDEKADPKQFFGVNQDATYLAEWINTFVSRINRWQSPKFLIGESYGTTRVSGLAYKLQGSQWMYLNGVILVSPTELGIERDGAVEAANRLPYYAATAWYHKKLPEDLQKQDLSEVLEQAEKFTIDTLLPTMVRGAWATPEAKKEAIQGFAKYSGLSENVVRQYNLDVPTRFYWKELLREEGRTIGRLDSRYQGIDRQDAGDSPDFNAELASWLHSFTPAVNWYFPNELNFKTDVKYNMFGPVGRWDWDGDQTGEDLRQAMAMNPYLKVMIQSGYYDGATTYFNAKYTMWHLDPSGKMKDRLSFKGYRGGHMMYLRNEDLRQANDDIREFIQQALPPEGTPAKYE; via the coding sequence ATGCAACTCGCTCGTACGTCGAAGTCGACGGTTATGGTTTACCCGCTGTTAGTTCTGGTGGTTTTGTTTTTTGGCTCGCTTAGCAGCATCCGTGCAGAGGAGGCGGCTACTGAGAAGGCCGTCAGCGATTCCAAGGGAGACAATCCCCAGGACTACGTCCGCAAGATTCCGATTGAGACTAGCGTCGTCACGCAGCACGAAGTAACCGTCAACGGTCAGACGATTCCCTATGAGGCGACAGCGGGAACGCAGCCAGTATGGGATGAAGATGGAAAGCCGCTGGCCACGCTCTTTTACACTTATTATCGTCGCACCGATATCGAACAAACGGATCATCGCCCGCTCGTGATTTCGTTCAACGGCGGACCTGGTTCGGCTTCTGTTTGGATGCACTTGGCCTACACAGGGCCTCGGATGCTGAACATCGATGAAGAAGGCTATCCGCTTCAGCCGTATGGTGTACGCGAGAATCCGTATACCATTTTAGATGTGGCAGATATCGTTTATGTGAATCCTGTTAATACGGGGTATTCACGAATTGTTGACGAGAAGGCCGATCCCAAGCAGTTCTTTGGCGTCAATCAAGACGCGACCTATCTCGCTGAGTGGATCAATACATTCGTTAGTCGCATCAATCGCTGGCAGTCTCCCAAGTTCCTGATTGGAGAGAGCTACGGAACTACTCGCGTTTCAGGCCTGGCGTACAAGCTGCAAGGTAGTCAGTGGATGTATCTCAATGGCGTGATCTTGGTTTCGCCAACGGAATTAGGGATCGAGCGGGACGGAGCCGTGGAGGCTGCTAATCGATTGCCGTACTATGCTGCAACCGCCTGGTACCACAAGAAGTTACCAGAAGACTTGCAGAAACAAGATTTATCAGAGGTCCTTGAACAAGCCGAGAAGTTTACGATTGATACCTTGCTTCCTACGATGGTCCGTGGTGCTTGGGCGACCCCTGAAGCGAAGAAGGAAGCGATTCAAGGGTTCGCAAAGTATTCAGGACTTAGTGAGAATGTTGTCAGACAATACAACCTCGATGTGCCTACCCGTTTTTATTGGAAAGAGTTGTTGCGTGAGGAAGGTCGCACGATTGGACGTCTTGATTCCCGCTATCAAGGCATCGATCGTCAAGATGCTGGAGACTCGCCGGACTTTAATGCGGAGCTTGCCTCTTGGCTGCACTCGTTTACCCCGGCCGTCAATTGGTACTTTCCGAACGAACTGAATTTCAAGACCGACGTAAAATACAACATGTTTGGCCCCGTGGGGCGTTGGGATTGGGATGGGGACCAAACCGGAGAAGACTTGCGTCAAGCGATGGCGATGAATCCCTATTTAAAAGTCATGATCCAGTCTGGTTACTACGACGGGGCAACGACCTACTTCAACGCCAAGTACACGATGTGGCACCTCGATCCTAGCGGCAAGATGAAAGATCGCTTGAGCTTTAAAGGATATCGTGGCGGCCACATGATGTATCTTCGCAACGAAGATTTACGTCAAGCCAATGACGATATTCGGGAGTTCATCCAGCAGGCATTGCCACCCGAAGGAACCCCTGCCAAATACGAGTAG
- the glpQ gene encoding glycerophosphodiester phosphodiesterase, whose protein sequence is MKHLGLLLAVFLAPTPLLADEHQVFAHRGASGYLPEHSLPAKAMAHAQGADFLEQDVVLTQDNVPLVLHDIHLDGITDVASRFPERKRKDGRYYAIDFTLKEIKQLQATQRFNLKTRDTVAPERFPINGYTYQLHTLDEEIRFIQGMNFSTGRDVGLFTEIKNPSFHQAEGHDVAKAVFDVLSRHGYADSKDANCWVQCFEQTTLKRFREEFGWPGRLMMIYYGNKTGADGSNYDYLATPDGLKELATFVDGVFPNLPRVVTWDEKGQPHVSNFTSAAHQVGLRVISGVARRDNLPKNCPSLPALHEALFTVAGVDDICTDFPDLSVQWLRP, encoded by the coding sequence ATGAAGCATCTAGGACTTCTCCTGGCAGTATTTCTTGCTCCCACGCCACTGCTAGCTGACGAACACCAGGTCTTTGCCCATCGCGGTGCGAGCGGTTATTTACCCGAGCATAGTCTGCCCGCCAAAGCGATGGCGCATGCCCAAGGCGCAGATTTTTTGGAGCAAGACGTGGTGCTTACCCAAGACAATGTTCCCCTCGTCTTGCACGATATTCATCTCGATGGCATCACCGACGTTGCCAGCCGTTTTCCGGAACGCAAACGGAAAGATGGACGCTATTACGCTATCGATTTCACCCTGAAAGAAATCAAACAGCTACAAGCCACACAACGTTTTAATCTCAAAACAAGAGACACCGTCGCTCCAGAACGCTTTCCTATCAACGGGTATACGTATCAGCTACATACTTTGGATGAAGAGATCCGTTTCATCCAAGGCATGAACTTTAGCACCGGACGCGATGTGGGTCTCTTCACAGAGATCAAGAATCCCAGCTTTCATCAAGCGGAAGGGCACGATGTTGCGAAAGCGGTTTTCGATGTGCTATCTCGCCACGGCTATGCCGACAGCAAAGACGCAAATTGCTGGGTTCAATGCTTCGAGCAAACCACATTAAAACGCTTTCGGGAAGAGTTCGGCTGGCCAGGGAGGTTGATGATGATTTACTATGGCAACAAAACCGGAGCCGATGGCTCGAACTACGATTACTTGGCTACGCCTGACGGTCTTAAAGAACTAGCCACGTTCGTGGATGGCGTTTTCCCCAATCTACCCCGCGTTGTCACCTGGGATGAAAAGGGGCAACCTCATGTCAGCAATTTTACTTCTGCGGCCCATCAAGTAGGCCTCCGCGTCATTTCTGGCGTCGCCCGCCGTGACAATCTCCCGAAAAACTGCCCCTCTCTTCCAGCCTTGCACGAGGCCCTATTCACGGTCGCCGGTGTAGACGACATTTGCACCGATTTTCCGGACCTTAGTGTTCAATGGTTGAGGCCATAG